From Syngnathoides biaculeatus isolate LvHL_M chromosome 19, ASM1980259v1, whole genome shotgun sequence, a single genomic window includes:
- the ccr9b gene encoding C-C chemokine receptor type 9 isoform X3 encodes MSGMCDRSWVRQFRGWYEPPLFWTIFLLGALGNLMVIWIYSTVRNRLKTMTDVYLLNLAVADLLFLCTLPFWAADAIKGWDFGRGLCKMVSAVYKINFFSSTFLLTCISVDRYIAIVQVTKAQNWKEKRLFYSKLACLVVWLVSVLFALPEFLFAQVKTDLSGSSFCVMVYWNNANNRTKILVLALQICVGFALPLLVMIFCYSVIIRTLLQARSFEKHKALRVIFIVVFVFLASQLPYNGLLMVEASQAANATITDCDTVKRFDVAGQVAKSLAYTHACLNPFLYVFVGVRFRQDLLKLMRSCGRGPGRGGIAKFQAGPKRPSVATDTDTTPALSL; translated from the coding sequence ATGTCCGGCATGTGCGACAGGAGCTGGGTCAGGCAGTTCCGAGGGTGGTACGAGCCCCCGCTCTTCTGGACCATATTCCTGCTGGGCGCGCTGGGCAACCTGATGGTGATCTGGATCTACAGCACCGTGCGCAACCGTCTGAAAACCATGACGGACGTCTACCTGCTCAACCTGGCGGTGGCCGACCTCCTCTTCCTGTGCACGCTGCCCTTCTGGGCGGCCGACGCCATCAAGGGCTGGGACTTCGGCCGGGGTCTCTGCAAGATGGTGTCAGCCGTGTACAAGATTAACTTCTTCAGCAGCACCTTCCTGCTGACCTGCATCAGCGTCGACCGCTACATCGCCATCGTGCAGGTCACCAAGGCCCAGAACTGGAAGGAGAAACGTCTGTTCTACAGCAAGCTGGCCTGTCTGGTGGTGTGGTTGGTCTCCGTTCTCTTCGCCTTGCCGGAGTTCCTGTTCGCCCAGGTGAAGACTGACCTGAGCGGGTCGTCCTTCTGCGTGATGGTCTACTGGAACAACGCAAACAACCGCACCAAGATTCTGGTGTTGGCCCTGCAGATCTGCGTGGGCTTCGCCCTTCCTCTCCTCGTCATGATCTTCTGCTACTCGGTCATCATCCGCACTCTCCTGCAGGCCAGGAGCTTCGAGAAGCACAAGGCCCTCCGCGTCATCTTCATCGTGGTCTTCGTGTTCTTGGCCTCCCAGCTGCCGTACAACGGCCTACTGATGGTGGAGGCCTCGCAGGCCGCCAACGCCACCATCACCGACTGCGACACGGTCAAGCGCTTCGACGTGGCCGGACAGGTGGCCAAGAGCCTGGCGTACACCCACGCCTGCCTCAACCCCTTCTTGTACGTCTTCGTGGGCGTGCGGTTCAGGCAGGACCTCTTGAAGTTGATGAGGTCGTGCGGCCGTGGACCGGGCAGAGGCGGGATCGCCAAATTCCAAGCGGGTCCCAAACGTCCGTCGGTCGCGACGGACACGGACACTACACCGGCTCTTTCCTTATGA
- the prpf4bb gene encoding pre-mRNA processing factor 4Bb translates to MADVEMDIATNRMNNFNEHVKQEMESHKRSGAEDSGDVSEEEEEEEEEAETNGEKLVEAAKQQSSGGGGGKHKRKKHKHRSKHKKRKHASEEDKERKRKHRHKHRKHKRNKEGASPSAAAAAALFASSSHRKGESSPSSGNPGLDDRALLEDLEKQRAMIKAELDSQLMEGRVQSGMGLILQGYNSGSEEDGGEARVRNGEQRQRGTSGKVISPRAGGGGKSRRESTEGGKTTTKRHSPSKNTERSAKDSKQDKVSKSSKDAAVKDRGRVRSASKERKHSESADKPKERGRKSPTEQKSGRADKRRSSSHREERPAQEKARPRSRSPARERPARSDAERDKRPAKSPSKDASSGKENRSPHRRPQRSPVRRRSASPRLRDVRHASAGAADRSRARSPQPPPRRGRSPDGRRREAERQDSPVRKRLRAEPGPGRDRSRDNTPPAPSRRRVSRSPLRRRSPSPRRRSRSSPRRRSRSPLVRRSGDRDRYGRLRQYRRSMSRDRDRRRRRRSRDEDKFKGSLSEGMKVDQESSEEDMLDDFDGEEIDEEALIEQRRQQRMAIVQKYKVASEDTNMVSEPSSPQSSTRSRSPSPDDILERVAADVKEYERENLNTFEASIKAKHNLIAQEKDGANPKKPSAPDMFTESDDMFAADFDSARMRACGVGKDFKENPNLRDNWTDAEGYYRVNIGETLDKRYDVYGYTGQGVFSNVIRARDTARAGQEVAVKIIRNNELMQKTGLKELEFLKKLNDADPDDKFHCLRLFRHFYHKQHLCLVFEPLSMNLREVLKKYGKDVGLHIKAVRSYSQQLFLALKLLKRCNILHADIKPDNILVNESKTILKLCDFGSASHVADNDITPYLVSRFYRAPEIIIGKPYDYGIDMWSVGCTLYELYTGKILFPGSSNNHMIKLAMDVKGKMPNKMIRKGLFKDQHFDQNLNFLYIEVDKVTEREKVTVMSTINPTKDLLGDMIGGQRLPEEQRKKVMQLKDLLDATLMLDPAKRISINQALQHPFIQEKI, encoded by the exons gaaacaggaaatggaaagCCACAAGAGAAGCGGCGCTGAGGACAGCGGAGACGTgtcggaggaagaggaggaagaagag GAGGAAGCCGAGACCAACGGGGAGAAGCTTGTGGAGGCGGCCAAGCAGcaaagcagcggcggcggcggcgggaaaCACAAGAGGAAAAAACACAAGCACCGCAGCAAGCACAAAAAACGGAAGCACGCCTCGGAGGAGGACAAGGAGCGCAAGCGCAAGCATCGCCACAAACATAGGAAACACAAGCGTAACAAGGAGGGCGCCTCTCcctccgccgctgccgccgccgctctCTTCGCCTCCTCCAGCCACAGGAAAGGCGAAAGCTCGCCCTCGTCAGGGAACCCTGGCCTGGACGACCGGGCCCTGTTGGAGGACCTGGAGAAGCAGAGGGCCATGATTAAAGCCGAGCTGGACAGCCAGCTGATGGAGGGCAGAGTCCAGTCGGGCATGGGCCTGATCCTGCAGGGTTACAACTCTGGCTCGGAAGAGGACGGAGGAGAAGCTCGGGTCAGAAATGGAGAACAGCGCCAGAGGGGCACCTCAGGGAAAGTCATCTCCCCCCGCGCCGGCGGGGGCGGCAAATCCAGACGGGAATCCACGGAGGGCGGTAAGACCACCACCAAGCGGCACAGCCCCAGCAAGAATACGGAGCGGTCCGCGAAGGATTCCAAACAGGACAAGGTGAGCAAAAGCAGCAAGGACGCCGCTGTTAAAGATAGAGGCCGCGTCAGGAGCGCCTCCAAGGAGAGGAAACATTCTGAGAGCGCCGACAAGCCCAAGGAGAGGGGCAGGAAGTCCCCCACCGAGCAGAAAAGTGGCCGCGCCGACAAACGGCGCTCCTCGTCGCATCGGGAAGAGCGGCCAGCGCAGGAAAAGGCGCGGCCGCGGTCCCGGTCGCCCGCACGCGAGCGACCCGCCCGCTCCGACGCCGAGCGAGACAAAAGGCCGGCCAAGTCCCCGTCCAAGGACGCGTCGTCCGGCAAGGAGAACCGCTCGCCTCACCGGCGGCCGCAGCGCAGCCCCGTCAGAAGGCGCAGCGCCTCCCCTCGCCTCAGGGACGTGCGCCACGCTTCAGCCGGCGCCGCCGACCGGTCCAGAGCCAGGTCGCCGCAGCCGCCGCCCAGGAGAGGGCGCTCGCCAGACGGCCGGAGGAGAGAAGCCGAGAGGCAGGATTCGCCGGTCAG GAAACGGTTGCGAGCGGAACCCGGGCCGGGTCGAGACCGCTCGCGAGACAACACCCCCCCGGCACCCTCACGCCGCCGCGTGAGCCGCTCGCCACTACGACGGCGCTCCCCTTCGCCGCGCCGGCGCTCCCGCTCGTCCCCCCGCAGACGCAGCAGGTCGCCGTTGGTGCGCAG GTCCGGCGACAGAGACCGCTACGGGAGGCTTCGACAGTACCGGCGCTCCATGTCGCGGGACCGCgacaggaggcggcgacggcgcAGCAGGGACGAAGACAAGTTCAAGGGAAGCCTCTCGGAAGGCATGAAGGTCGACCAGGAGTCCTCAGAGGAAGACAT GTTGGATGATTTTGACGGAGAGGAGATCGATGAAGAGGCCTTGATTGAACAGCGCCGACAGCAGCGCATGGCCATCGTACAG AAATACAAGGTGGCGAGCGAGGACACCAACATGGTGTCGGAGCCCAGCAGCCCCCAGAGCAGCACGCGCAGCCGCTCGCCGTCGCCCGACGACATCCTGGAGCGCGTCGCCGCCGACGTCAAGGAGTACGAgcgcgagaacctcaacaccttcgAGGCCAGCATCAAGGCCAAGCACAACCTCATCGCCCAGGAGAAAGACG GGGCCAACCCGAAGAAGCCGTCGGCGCCCGACATGTTCACCGAGTCGGACGACATGTTCGCCGCCGACTTTGAT AGTGCCCGGATGAGAGCGTGCGGGGTCGGCAAGGACTTCAAGGAGAACCCCAACCTCAGGGACAACTGGACCGACGCCGAGGGCTACTACA GGGTGAACATCGGCGAGACGCTGGACAAGCGCTACGACGTGTACGGCTACACGGGCCAGGGCGTGTTCAGCAACGTGATCCGGGCCAGGGACACCGCCAGGGCCGGCCAGGAGGTGGCGGTCAAGATCATCCGGAACAACGAGCTCAT GCAGAAGACGGGCTTGAAGGAGTTGGAATTCCTCAAGAAGCTGAACGACGCCGACCCGGACGACAAGTTCCACTGCCTGCGCCTCTTCAGGCACTTCTACCACAAGCAGCACTTGTGTCTGGTCTTTGAGCCGCTCAG CATGAACCTGCGCGAGGTCCTGAAGAAGTACGGCAAGGACGTGGGGCTGCACATCAAGGCCGTGCGCTCCTACAGTCAGCAGCTCTTCTTGGCATTGAAGCTGCTCAAGAGATGCAACATCCTGCACGCCGACATCAAGCCGGACAACATCCTG GTGAACGAGTCCAAGACCATCTTAAAGCTTTGCGACTTCGGCTCGGCGTCGCACGTGGCCGACAACGACATCACGCCCTACCTCGTCAGCAGGTTCTACCGAGCGCCGGAAATCA TCATCGGCAAGCCGTACGACTACGGCATCGACATGTGGTCGGTGGGCTGCACGCTGTACGAGCTCTACACGGGCAAGATCCTCTTCCCGGGCTCGTCCAACAACCACATGATCAAACTGGCCATGGACGTCAAGGGCAAGATGCCCAACAAG ATGATCCGCAAAGGATTGTTCAAAGACCAACACTTCGACCAGAACCTCAACTTCCTCTACATCGAAGTGGATAAAGTCACGGAAAGG GAGAAGGTGACGGTGATGAGCACCATCAACCCCACCAAAGACCTCCTGGGCGACATGATCGGGGGCCAGCGTCTCCCCGAGGAGCAGCGCAAGAAGGTGATGCAGCTGAAGGACCTCCTGGACGCCACCCTCATGCTGGACCCGGCCAAGCGCATCAGCATCAACCAGGCGCTGCAGCACCCGTTCATCCAGGAGAAGATCTGA
- the ccr9b gene encoding C-C chemokine receptor type 9 isoform X2 produces the protein MDDIFPSPYMTTATDDFVTDPFDYSGDYDTGPTQMSGMCDRSWVRQFRGWYEPPLFWTIFLLGALGNLMVIWIYSTVRNRLKTMTDVYLLNLAVADLLFLCTLPFWAADAIKGWDFGRGLCKMVSAVYKINFFSSTFLLTCISVDRYIAIVQVTKAQNWKEKRLFYSKLACLVVWLVSVLFALPEFLFAQVKTDLSGSSFCVMVYWNNANNRTKILVLALQICVGFALPLLVMIFCYSVIIRTLLQARSFEKHKALRVIFIVVFVFLASQLPYNGLLMVEASQAANATITDCDTVKRFDVAGQVAKSLAYTHACLNPFLYVFVGVRFRQDLLKLMRSCGRGPGRGGIAKFQAGPKRPSVATDTDTTPALSL, from the exons ATGGATGACATCTTCCCGTCGCCATACATGACAACAGCGACTGATGACTTTGTCAct GACCCTTTCGATTACTCGGGGGATTACGATACCGGCCCCACCCAGATGTCCGGCATGTGCGACAGGAGCTGGGTCAGGCAGTTCCGAGGGTGGTACGAGCCCCCGCTCTTCTGGACCATATTCCTGCTGGGCGCGCTGGGCAACCTGATGGTGATCTGGATCTACAGCACCGTGCGCAACCGTCTGAAAACCATGACGGACGTCTACCTGCTCAACCTGGCGGTGGCCGACCTCCTCTTCCTGTGCACGCTGCCCTTCTGGGCGGCCGACGCCATCAAGGGCTGGGACTTCGGCCGGGGTCTCTGCAAGATGGTGTCAGCCGTGTACAAGATTAACTTCTTCAGCAGCACCTTCCTGCTGACCTGCATCAGCGTCGACCGCTACATCGCCATCGTGCAGGTCACCAAGGCCCAGAACTGGAAGGAGAAACGTCTGTTCTACAGCAAGCTGGCCTGTCTGGTGGTGTGGTTGGTCTCCGTTCTCTTCGCCTTGCCGGAGTTCCTGTTCGCCCAGGTGAAGACTGACCTGAGCGGGTCGTCCTTCTGCGTGATGGTCTACTGGAACAACGCAAACAACCGCACCAAGATTCTGGTGTTGGCCCTGCAGATCTGCGTGGGCTTCGCCCTTCCTCTCCTCGTCATGATCTTCTGCTACTCGGTCATCATCCGCACTCTCCTGCAGGCCAGGAGCTTCGAGAAGCACAAGGCCCTCCGCGTCATCTTCATCGTGGTCTTCGTGTTCTTGGCCTCCCAGCTGCCGTACAACGGCCTACTGATGGTGGAGGCCTCGCAGGCCGCCAACGCCACCATCACCGACTGCGACACGGTCAAGCGCTTCGACGTGGCCGGACAGGTGGCCAAGAGCCTGGCGTACACCCACGCCTGCCTCAACCCCTTCTTGTACGTCTTCGTGGGCGTGCGGTTCAGGCAGGACCTCTTGAAGTTGATGAGGTCGTGCGGCCGTGGACCGGGCAGAGGCGGGATCGCCAAATTCCAAGCGGGTCCCAAACGTCCGTCGGTCGCGACGGACACGGACACTACACCGGCTCTTTCCTTATGA
- the ccr9b gene encoding C-C chemokine receptor type 9 isoform X1, whose product MVTAHNMDDIFPSPYMTTATDDFVTDPFDYSGDYDTGPTQMSGMCDRSWVRQFRGWYEPPLFWTIFLLGALGNLMVIWIYSTVRNRLKTMTDVYLLNLAVADLLFLCTLPFWAADAIKGWDFGRGLCKMVSAVYKINFFSSTFLLTCISVDRYIAIVQVTKAQNWKEKRLFYSKLACLVVWLVSVLFALPEFLFAQVKTDLSGSSFCVMVYWNNANNRTKILVLALQICVGFALPLLVMIFCYSVIIRTLLQARSFEKHKALRVIFIVVFVFLASQLPYNGLLMVEASQAANATITDCDTVKRFDVAGQVAKSLAYTHACLNPFLYVFVGVRFRQDLLKLMRSCGRGPGRGGIAKFQAGPKRPSVATDTDTTPALSL is encoded by the exons ATGGTAACTGCGC ATAACATGGATGACATCTTCCCGTCGCCATACATGACAACAGCGACTGATGACTTTGTCAct GACCCTTTCGATTACTCGGGGGATTACGATACCGGCCCCACCCAGATGTCCGGCATGTGCGACAGGAGCTGGGTCAGGCAGTTCCGAGGGTGGTACGAGCCCCCGCTCTTCTGGACCATATTCCTGCTGGGCGCGCTGGGCAACCTGATGGTGATCTGGATCTACAGCACCGTGCGCAACCGTCTGAAAACCATGACGGACGTCTACCTGCTCAACCTGGCGGTGGCCGACCTCCTCTTCCTGTGCACGCTGCCCTTCTGGGCGGCCGACGCCATCAAGGGCTGGGACTTCGGCCGGGGTCTCTGCAAGATGGTGTCAGCCGTGTACAAGATTAACTTCTTCAGCAGCACCTTCCTGCTGACCTGCATCAGCGTCGACCGCTACATCGCCATCGTGCAGGTCACCAAGGCCCAGAACTGGAAGGAGAAACGTCTGTTCTACAGCAAGCTGGCCTGTCTGGTGGTGTGGTTGGTCTCCGTTCTCTTCGCCTTGCCGGAGTTCCTGTTCGCCCAGGTGAAGACTGACCTGAGCGGGTCGTCCTTCTGCGTGATGGTCTACTGGAACAACGCAAACAACCGCACCAAGATTCTGGTGTTGGCCCTGCAGATCTGCGTGGGCTTCGCCCTTCCTCTCCTCGTCATGATCTTCTGCTACTCGGTCATCATCCGCACTCTCCTGCAGGCCAGGAGCTTCGAGAAGCACAAGGCCCTCCGCGTCATCTTCATCGTGGTCTTCGTGTTCTTGGCCTCCCAGCTGCCGTACAACGGCCTACTGATGGTGGAGGCCTCGCAGGCCGCCAACGCCACCATCACCGACTGCGACACGGTCAAGCGCTTCGACGTGGCCGGACAGGTGGCCAAGAGCCTGGCGTACACCCACGCCTGCCTCAACCCCTTCTTGTACGTCTTCGTGGGCGTGCGGTTCAGGCAGGACCTCTTGAAGTTGATGAGGTCGTGCGGCCGTGGACCGGGCAGAGGCGGGATCGCCAAATTCCAAGCGGGTCCCAAACGTCCGTCGGTCGCGACGGACACGGACACTACACCGGCTCTTTCCTTATGA
- the lztfl1 gene encoding leucine zipper transcription factor-like protein 1: MAEFGCNERHQSEVINYMRYARSKRLLRLKTVDSCFEELKDSRLVEETFTVDEVRDMLDGLHAVVRGEVEMELINTAHTNVLLLRQLFSQADKFYLRLQTDISELENRELLEQVAEFEKTDFKVSDKMNQEFSKPKLAPLNEGGVSELLNKEIAKLQEENDTLKAKLRTLESQAMNVLDEKTKAQRALKDLQKVQGDQQLTAQSKEISSLEDTVAALKEDYERSLTVNAASQKDLQENLVSAKHELLRVQEQLALAEKELDKKFQQTAAYRNMKEILTKKNEQIKEIRKRLQKYEPNE; this comes from the exons ATG GCCGAATTCGGGTGCAACGAGCGCCATCAGAGCGAGGTGATCAACTACATGCGATATGCTCGGTCCAAACGTTTGCTGAGACTCAAGACGGTGGATTCCTGCTTCGAGGAGCTCAAAGACAGCAG GCTGGTGGAGGAGACGTTCACGGTGGACGAGGTGCGCGACATGCTGGACGGGCTGCACGCGGTGGTGCGCGGCGAGGTCGAGATGGAGCTCATCAACACGGCGCACACAAACGTGCTGCTGCTCCGCCAGCTCTTCTCCCAGGCCGACAAGTTCTACCTCCGCCTGCAGACGGACATCTCCGAGCTGGAGAACAG GGAGCTACTAGAGCAAGTAGCTGAATTTGAAAAGACTGACTTCAAAGTTTCCGACAAG ATGAACCAGGAGTTCAGCAAACCCAAGTTGGCGCCGCTTAATGAAGGCGGAGTTTCCGAACTTTTAAACAAG GAGATTGCAAAACTGCAGGAGGAGAACGACACGCTGAAAGCTAAACTGCGCACTTTAGAATCACAG GCAATGAACGTGCTGGACGAGAAGACCAAGGCCCAGAGAGCCCTTAAAGATCTCCAGAAGGTGCAAGGTGACCAGCAG CTGACGGCTCAATCCAAGGAGATCAGCAGTCTGGAGGACACGGTGGCGGCCCTCAAGGAGGACTACGAGCGCTCGCTGACGGTCAACGCCGCCTCCCAGAAGGACCTGCAGGAGAACCTGGTCTCCGCCAAACATGAGCTCCTGCGCGTGCAGGAGCAGCTGGCCTTAGCGGAGAAG GAGCTGGACAAAAAGTTCCAACAGACGGCGGCCTATCGCAACATGAAGGAGATCCTGACGAAGAAGAACGAGCAGATTAAGGAAATTAGGAAACGGTTGCAGAA ATACGAGCCGAATGAATGA